One genomic segment of Coffea arabica cultivar ET-39 chromosome 6e, Coffea Arabica ET-39 HiFi, whole genome shotgun sequence includes these proteins:
- the LOC113694589 gene encoding mitochondrial inner membrane protease subunit 2-like isoform X1: protein MGTRNFLWNSAKKFFTIGLIGLTVSDRYFSIVPVRGYSMSPTFNPQISSSTGSLTDDRVLVEKFCLEKYKFSCGDVVVFCSPSNHREMHIKRITALPGDWISTPHSYDAIVVPKGHCWVEGDNSVFSLDSRSFGPDCKVQTILEDIEDLKKNYFESCLFLFVPRTANSCSHAMAQFAVKSVRMIEWEGAFPFWLSELARKDMGVVTPFCN, encoded by the exons ATGGGGACTCGAAATTTTTTATGGAACTCGGCTAAGAAGTTTTTCACCATTGGCCTCATAGGCCTTACGGTATCTGACCGGTATTTTAGCATTGTTCCTGTTCGAGGTTATTCAATGTCTCctacttttaatccccaaatcaGCAGTTCTACAGGATCCTTGACTG ATGACCGTGTCCTTGTGGAGAAATTTTGCCTCGAAAAGTACAAGTTCTCATGTGGTGATGTGGTGGTCTTCTG CTCTCCTAGTAATCATAGGGAAATGCATATAAAGAGAATAACTGCCCTACCTGGTGACTGGATCAGTACTCCTCACTCTTACGATGCTATTGTGGTCCCGAAAGGGCATTGCTGGGTTGAGGGAGACAATTCAGTGTTTAGTTTGGACTCAAGATCCTTTGGACCG GATTGTAAGGTACAAACAATCCTGGAAGACATTGAAGACTTGAAGAAGAACTACTTTGAAAgctgtttgtttttgtttgttccCAGAACTGCTAATAGTTGTAGCCATGCTATGGCTCAATTTGCAGTTAAGTCAGTTAGGATGATTGAATGGGAGGGAGCATTCCCATTTTGGTTATCAGAACTAGCTAGAAAGGATATGGGAGTAGTTACCCCTTTTTGTAATTAA
- the LOC113694589 gene encoding uncharacterized protein isoform X2, translating to MGTRNFLWNSAKKFFTIGLIGLTVSDRYFSIVPVRGYSMSPTFNPQISSSTGSLTDDRVLVEKFCLEKYKFSCGDVVVFCSPSNHREMHIKRITALPGDWISTPHSYDAIVVPKGHCWVEGDNSVFSLDSRSFGPIPLGLVHGRVTHIVWPPQRVGKVDKRIPQEHLPF from the exons ATGGGGACTCGAAATTTTTTATGGAACTCGGCTAAGAAGTTTTTCACCATTGGCCTCATAGGCCTTACGGTATCTGACCGGTATTTTAGCATTGTTCCTGTTCGAGGTTATTCAATGTCTCctacttttaatccccaaatcaGCAGTTCTACAGGATCCTTGACTG ATGACCGTGTCCTTGTGGAGAAATTTTGCCTCGAAAAGTACAAGTTCTCATGTGGTGATGTGGTGGTCTTCTG CTCTCCTAGTAATCATAGGGAAATGCATATAAAGAGAATAACTGCCCTACCTGGTGACTGGATCAGTACTCCTCACTCTTACGATGCTATTGTGGTCCCGAAAGGGCATTGCTGGGTTGAGGGAGACAATTCAGTGTTTAGTTTGGACTCAAGATCCTTTGGACCG ATTCCTTTGGGTTTGGTTCATGGAAGGGTCACACATATTGTCTGGCCTCCCCAAAGAGTTGGTAAAGTTGACAAAAGAATCCCTCAGGAGCATTTgcctttctaa
- the LOC113694588 gene encoding probable inactive leucine-rich repeat receptor-like protein kinase At3g03770, whose product MGKEVGHAALVLFFALSVLVGHSEKLQSSQAQTLLRIQQFLNFPESLNGWKNDTDFCNPEPRSTLTVVCYEESITQLHIIGEKETNKLSKNFSIDSFVTTLVKLPNLKVLRLVSLGLWGALPDKLSRLSSLEILDISSNFFYGTIPRGILSLTGLQALILDGNMFNGRFPDELGSLSVLTVLSMRNNSCSGSLPDSLGSLENLRILALSNNNFSGEVPDLRKLENLQVLDLENNSLGPQFPPVNKKIVSLVLRKNKFTYGIPDEVKSFYQLDHLDVSSNKFVGPFPSYLLSMPSITYLDISANRFTGMLFEDVSCNTELKFVNLSANLLTGGVPSCLLSNSRNRIFQYAANCLATKDVTQQPNSYCQNQALAVGILPHHRRQKEASKIILALSISGSTIGAVLLLALAFVLARKFLAKNEAQKLPVGIIEENASTGYTSKILSDARYITQAMKLGAIGLPAYRTFSLEELEEATNNFDTSSFIGEGSCGQMYRGQMTDGTYVAIRCLKMKRRHSTQDFLHHIELISKLRHQHLVSALGHCFECYLDDSSVSRIFLVFEYVPNGTLRSWISDRRAGSKLNWTQRIAAAIGVAKGIQFLHTGIVPGIFPNYLKITDILLDQNLVAKVSSYNLPLLAEHMGKDDVHSSNTSTQLKNLRVMHQEKFDIYDFGIILLKIISGRPIISEREVVVLKDQLQAVITADDASRKRVVDPAVSDACSDESLKTMIEICCKCLLQNPADRPSVEDILWNLQFAAQVQDGWRGESFHSSDGSPVSSFKPPHQRLTIPWH is encoded by the exons ATGGGAAAAGAGGTAGGCCATGCAGCGCTGGTTCTGTTTTTTGCATTGTCAGTCTTAGTTGGCCATTCAGAAAAATTGCAGTCATCCCAGGCACAAACTCTTTTAAGGATTCAACAGTTTTTGAATTTTCCCGAGTCTTTGAATGGCTGGAAGAATGATACAGATTTCTGCAATCCAGAACCAAGGTCCACTCTTACAGTAGTCTGCTATGAGGAAAGCATAACTCAGCTGCATATAATTGGGGAGAAAGAGACTAATAAGCTTTCTAAGAACTTCTCTATTGATTCATTTGTTACTACACTGGTTAAACTTCCCAATTTGAAGGTCCTCAGGTTGGTTTCTTTGGGTTTATGGGGGGCATTACCAGATAAACTTTCCCGCTTGTCATCTCTGGAAATATTGGACATAAGTTCGAATTTCTTTTACGGTACCATACCTCGAGGAATATTGTCATTAACAGGTCTCCAAGCTCTCATACTTGATGGCAATATGTTTAATGGTAGATTTCCTGATGAGCTGGGATCACTATCAGTTTTGACAGTTTTGAGTATGAGAAATAATTCTTGTAGTGGATCTCTGCCCGATTCCCTAGGAAGTTTGGAAAATCTAAGAATCCTTGCCTTATCCAATAACAATTTCTCTGGAGAAGTGCCTGATCTTAGAAAGTTGGAAAACCTTCAGGTTCTAGACTTGGAAAACAATTCTCTTGGACCTCAATTTCCTCCAGTTAATAAAAAAATTGTAAGCCTTGTACTGAGGAAAAATAAATTTACCTATGGCATTCCAGATGAAGTGAAATCCTTCTATCAGCTTGATCACCTAGATGTGTCATCCAACAAATTTGTGGGGCCATTTCCATCATATCTTCTGTCCATGCCATCAATTACATACCTGGATATTTCAGCTAATAGATTTACTGGAATGCTTTTCGAAGATGTGTCTTGCAATACTGAACTTAAGTTTGTGAATTTGTCTGCTAATCTGTTGACTGGGGGGGTGCCTAGCTGTCTACTGTCCAATTCAAGAAACAGGATTTTTCAATATGCTGCAAATTGTTTGGCAACGAAGGATGTAACTCAACAACCGAACTCATATTGTCAGAATCAAGCTTTGGCTGTGGGAATCCTGCCTCATCATAGAAGGCAAAAGGAAGCTTCAAAAATAATCCTGGCCTTGAGCATATCTGGAAGTACTATAGGTGCAGTTCTACTACTCGCTCTAGCTTTTGTTCTTGCAAGAAAATTTCTTGCAAAGAATGAAGCACAAAAGCTTCCTGTTGGAATAATAGAAGAAAATGCCTCAACAGGGTACACTTCAAAAATACTTTCAGATGCAA GATATATTACACAAGCAATGAAGCTTGGAGCAATTGGTCTTCCAGCCTACAGGACCTTTTCACTGGAAGAACTTGAGGAGGCAACTAACAACTTTGACACATCATCCTTCATAGGGGAAGGCTCTTGTGGTCAG ATGTACAGAGGCCAGATGACGGATGGTACCTACGTTGCTATTAGATGcctgaaaatgaaaagaaggcACAGCACTCAAGATTTCTTGCATCACATTGAATTAATATCGAAACTAAGACATCAGCATCTGGTCAGTGCTCTTGGCCACTGCTTCGAGTGTTACTTGGATGATTCAAGTGTGAGCAGAATATTCCTTGTCTTTGAATATGTTCCAAATGGGACATTGAGGAGCTGGATATCAG ATAGACGTGCCGGATCGAAACTTAATTGGACACAACGTATTGCAGCTGCAATTGGGGTAGCAAAGGGTATACAATTCCTGCATACAGGAATAGTGCCTGGTATCTTTccaaattatttgaaaataacaGATATTCTATTGGATCAGAACCTTGTTGCAAAAGTTAGTAGCTATAACCTGCCTTTGCTAGCAGAGCATATGGGAAAG GATGATGTTCATAGTTCGAATACATCTACACAGTTGAAGAACCTAAG GGTAATGCATCAAGAAAAGTTCGATATCTATGACTTTGGGATAATATTGCTGAAGATCATCTCTGGAAGGCCAATAATTTCCGAGAGAGAAGTGGTGGTTCTCAAAGATCAG CTACAAGCAGTCATTACAGCAGATGATGCATCCAGAAAGAGAGTGGTCGATCCGGCTGTTAGTGATGCATGTTCAGACGAATCACTGAAAACTATGATCGAGATTTGCTGCAAATGTTTGCTCCAGAATCCTGCAGATAGACCTTCAGTTGAGGATATCCTCTGGAATTTGCAATTTGCTGCTCAGGTTCAGGATGGATGGAGAGGGGAGTCCTTCCACAGCAGTGACGGCTCTCCAGTTTCATCCTTCAAACCTCCACACCAACGACTCACAATTCCTTGGCATTAG
- the LOC113696772 gene encoding protein ALP1-like, protein MSQYPDISLIEEIKKFLADEMMDDTDDQIMKTLEQWQTQHISSSRNIHPHSRRYYNRERGVGHVQLFNDYFTDEPVYPSHIFCRRFRMRRELFLQIVESMTNHSEFFQMRVDATGKRLSPLQKTTAAIQQLAYGAPADQLDKYIRMGESTAIECLSQFCRCVIDIYGAQYLRRPNTNDVERLLQLPSQRHGFLGMLGSINCMHWQWKNCPVAWKGQFTRGDQGSPTIMLEAVVSADLWIWHAFFGVAGSNNDINVLNQSPLFNDVSHGYAPDIQFMVNDTQYNKGYCLADDIYPEWATFVKSFTSPKDPKRIKFKQMQEAAKKDVEQAFGVLQFRWAIVRGPARFWHIAKLKDIMYTCIILHNMIVEDERDVIRNWDDDDEEPTIPVTQGLVENFHHYLQRNAKLRDWEVHHQLRSDLVKHIWERFGGNNNEN, encoded by the coding sequence ATGTCTCAATATCCTGATATCTCTCTTATAGAAGAAATTAAAAAGTTTTTAGCTGATGAAATGATGGATGACACTGATGATCAAATTATGAAGACGTTGGAGCAATGGCAAACGCAACATATATCTTCAAGTCGTAACATCCATCCACACAGTCGAAGATATTACAATCGAGAGCGTGGTGTCGGACATGTTCAACTTTTTAATGACTATTTCACTGACGAGCCAGTGTATCCTTCACATATATTCTGCCGACGATTTCGAATGAGAAGGGAATTATTCCTTCAAATTGTGGAGTCGATGACAAATCATTCAGAGTTTTTTCAAATGAGGGTCGATGCAACCGGCAAAAGACTTTCTCCACTTCAAAAAACTACAGCAGCTATCCAACAGTTAGCATATGGAGCACCTGCTGACCAATTGGACAAGTACATAAGGATGGGTGAATCCACTGCAATCGAATGTTTGTCACAATTTTGTCGGTGCGTGATCGATATTTATGGGGCACAATACTTGAGAAGGCCTAATACTAATGACGTTGAACGTTTACTTCAATTGCCTTCTCAGCGCCATGGTTTCCTCGGAATGCTAGGTAGCATTAACTGCATGCATTGGCAATGGAAGAATTGCCCCGTGGCATGGAAAGGTCAATTTACTCGAGGTGATCAAGGATCTCCCACAATAATGCTAGAAGCAGTTGTATCAGCAGATTTGTGGATATGGCATGCATTTTTTGGCGTCGCGGGGTCTAACAATGACATTAATGTACTCAATCAATCTCCACTATTTAACGACGTGTCACATGGATATGCTCCTGATATTCAATTTATGGTAAACGACACACAGTATAACAAAGGGTATTGTCTAGCAGATGACATATATCCAGAATGGGCAACTTTTGTTAAAAGTTTTACATCTCCTAAAGATCCAAAGAGGATCAAATTTAAGCAAATGCAGGAGGCTGCAAAAAAGGACGTCGAGCAAGCTTTTGGAGTGCTTCAATTTCGTTGGGCAATTGTACGTGGCCCAGCTCGGTTTTGGCATATAGCTAAATTGAAAGATATAATGTACACATGCATCATATTGCATAATATGATTGTCGAGGATGAGAGAGATGTAATAAGAAACtgggatgatgatgatgaagaaccAACGATCCCTGTGACTCAAGGtttagtcgaaaattttcaCCATTATCTTCAAAGGAATGCGAAACTACGTGACTGGGAAGTACATCATCAACTTCGGTCAGATTTGGTCAAACATATTTGGGAACGATTCGGAGgcaataataatgaaaattag